The DNA sequence CGCCCGCCGCGACGCGCTCCTGCCCCGCGAGGAACCGCCGCCCTCCACGGCACCCGCCGCCCCGACCACCGCGTACGGAAAGATCGCCCCGCCCCCGGGCGCACCGAGACCACCCGCGCCGCCGAGCACGGACTGACGCCCCAGGGGCCATCGTGCCCCGCACGCCCTGGCGCGCGCCGCCCCGGCCCTCCGGGGAGCGGTCATGTGCGCTCGTGCGGGGTGCCGCGGCAGATCCTGACCGAGACCGAGGCCAAGCGGCGCATCGTCGGGCTCAACCTGCGGGTATGGCGCCACGCGGAGAACGCGCAGAGCGCCGCTGTCGCGTGGACGACGGTCCGCCTGCTCGCCCAGCCGTACGCGAGCCGGCTGGGCTACCTCGAGGAGTGGCAGGCGTAGCCGCGCGGGGTGACCGGGGGCTGCTCCTGCCCCTTGCGGGCTCGCGCTACACCGGTGCCCGGAAGCCGCCGATCTCTCGCTCGAGCAGCTCGGCAAGGCGCAGCGGGGTGCGGTCCTCGAGCATCGGGCCGATGAGCTGCACCCCCACCGGAAGGCCTTCGGGGGACCGGCCCGCGGGAATGGCGGTGGCGGGCAGGCCGGGCATGGTGGCCACACCGGCCCAGACGAGCTGATCGAAGTAGGGGTGGCCGACGCCGTCGATGTCGAGTCGGCGGCGCAACGGATCGGGGTCGTGGTCGTGCGGGAACGCCGGGGTGGGCGTGATCGGACACACCACGGTGTCGAACTCGGCGAAGAGCTGCCGCCAGGCGTGGCGGTGCAGCTCGCGGCGGCTGTTCGCCTCCATCCAGTCGCGGTGGCTGAACACCATGGCGCGCAGCCGCGTGGCGTCGAGGCTCTGGTCGTCCTCGCTCAGCTCGGCGGCCCGGATCCGCAGCTGCTC is a window from the Streptomyces spectabilis genome containing:
- a CDS encoding DUF6221 family protein; amino-acid sequence: MRSCGVPRQILTETEAKRRIVGLNLRVWRHAENAQSAAVAWTTVRLLAQPYASRLGYLEEWQA